In a single window of the Arachis hypogaea cultivar Tifrunner chromosome 6, arahy.Tifrunner.gnm2.J5K5, whole genome shotgun sequence genome:
- the LOC112696660 gene encoding uncharacterized protein isoform X1, producing MQGVEQQSNNQQLVVQNSGSLSFSSQLSKEDEEMSRSALSTFRAKEEEIERKKMEVREKVQLQLGRVEEETKRLATIREELEALADPMRKEVALVRKKIDSVNKELKPLGHTCQKKEREYKEALEAFNEKNREKVQLITKLMELDQLVSESERLRMKKLEELSKNIDSMQ from the exons ATGCAAGGAGTGGAGCAACAGAGCAATAACCAGCAGCTGGTGGTACAGAACTCGGGGAGCCTGAGCTTCAGCAGCCAGCTGTCAAAGGAAGATGAAGAGATGTCCAGGTCGGCACTCTCCACCTTCAGAGCCAAGGAGGAAGAGATTGAGAGGAAGAAGATGGAGGTCCGAGAGAAGGTCCAGCTTCAGCTCGGTCGCGTCGAGGAAGAAACCAAACGCCTTGCCACCATTCGCGAG GAGCTTGAAGCGCTGGCAGATCCAATGAGGAAGGAGGTTGCACTTGTCCGGAAAAAGATTGATTCCGTAAACAAAGAATTAAAACCACTAGGCCATACCTGCCAAAAGAAG GAAAGAGAATACAAAGAAGCACTTGAGGCTTTTAATGAAAAGAACAGGGAAAAAGTACAGCTAATCACCAAGTTAATGGAG CTTGACCAGCTGGTGAGTGAAAGTGAAAGATTGAGGATGAAAAAGCTGGAGGAGCTGAGTAAGAACATAGATTCCATGCAATGA
- the LOC112696660 gene encoding uncharacterized protein isoform X2 produces MQGVEQQSNNQQLVVQNSGSLSFSSQLSKEDEEMSRSALSTFRAKEEEIERKKMEVREKVQLQLGRVEEETKRLATIREELEALADPMRKEVALVRKKIDSVNKELKPLGHTCQKKEREYKEALEAFNEKNREKVQLITKLMELVSESERLRMKKLEELSKNIDSMQ; encoded by the exons ATGCAAGGAGTGGAGCAACAGAGCAATAACCAGCAGCTGGTGGTACAGAACTCGGGGAGCCTGAGCTTCAGCAGCCAGCTGTCAAAGGAAGATGAAGAGATGTCCAGGTCGGCACTCTCCACCTTCAGAGCCAAGGAGGAAGAGATTGAGAGGAAGAAGATGGAGGTCCGAGAGAAGGTCCAGCTTCAGCTCGGTCGCGTCGAGGAAGAAACCAAACGCCTTGCCACCATTCGCGAG GAGCTTGAAGCGCTGGCAGATCCAATGAGGAAGGAGGTTGCACTTGTCCGGAAAAAGATTGATTCCGTAAACAAAGAATTAAAACCACTAGGCCATACCTGCCAAAAGAAG GAAAGAGAATACAAAGAAGCACTTGAGGCTTTTAATGAAAAGAACAGGGAAAAAGTACAGCTAATCACCAAGTTAATGGAG CTGGTGAGTGAAAGTGAAAGATTGAGGATGAAAAAGCTGGAGGAGCTGAGTAAGAACATAGATTCCATGCAATGA